The Henckelia pumila isolate YLH828 chromosome 2, ASM3356847v2, whole genome shotgun sequence genome includes a window with the following:
- the LOC140882830 gene encoding cytochrome P450 76T24-like yields MDLILIFLFLIYFAWILQILKSKSKKPRKLPPGPKPYPIIGNILELGEKPHQSLTKLSQVYGPLIHLKLGSLTTVVVSSPGIAKIFMQKHDQVFSSRNQPGAVHALDHHKLSMVWIPAENQWRKLRKICKEQMFSAPSLDSGQGLRRDRLQKLCEYVHGCCVGGKAVDIGRAAFTTSLNLMSATLFSEEFAAFDSGSGEELKEVVWGIMESIGKPNLADYFPVLRSLDPQGILRKSTVNFRRCFHIFEEIIGKRLEMRGVDPAAGTRKNDMLESLLDINQRNESELTILDIKHLLLDLFVAGTDTTSSTVEWAMSELLRHPDKMLLVKNELREVIGKNHEQVTESNISRLSYLRAVVKETFRLHPAAPLLVPHKAAGEDTEINGYTIPRNAQILINAWAIGRDSSTWLDPESFIPERFLETETDFKGQHFELVPFGAGRRICPGLPLANRMVHMMVATLIHNFDWKLDGGLNPQQLDMNESFGLTLQKTIPLMAVPMELQIF; encoded by the exons atggatttaatattaatattcctCTTCCTAATTTATTTCGCATGGATTCTCCAAATTCTGAAATCAAAATCCAAGAAACCACGCAAGCTCCCTCCGGGGCCTAAACCATATCCCATAATCGGAAATATTCTCGAACTCGGCGAAAAACCCCACCAATCTCTCACCAAACTCTCCCAAGTATACGGCCCCTTGATTCATCTGAAACTCGGGAGCTTGACTACCGTGGTTGTATCCTCTCCTGGAATCGCTAAAATCTTTATGCAGAAGCACGATCAAGTTTTCTCCAGCCGGAACCAACCAGGAGCAGTACACGCGCTGGATCACCACAAGCTGTCCATGGTGTGGATTCCGGCCGAGAATCAATGGCGGAAGTTGCGGAAGATATGCAAAGAGCAGATGTTTTCGGCTCCGAGTCTGGATTCGGGGCAGGGTTTGAGGAGGGATCGGTTGCAGAAACTGTGCGAGTATGTGCATGGTTGCTGCGTGGGTGGCAAGGCTGTGGATATCGGGAGAGCTGCATTTACGACGTCGCTTAATCTGATGTCGGCCACCCTTTTCTCCGAGGAATTCGCGGCTTTTGATTCGGGTTCGGGTGAAGAACTCAAGGAAGTGGTGTGGGGGATAATGGAGAGTATTGGGAAACCCAATCTTGCGGATTATTTCCCGGTGCTTAGATCGTTGGATCCGCAGGGGATTTTGAGGAAGAGCACTGTTAATTTCAGGAGATGTTTCCATATATTTGAGGAAATCATTGGAAAACGGCTGGAAATGAGGGGAGTTGATCCAGCTGCAGGTACGAGGAAAAATGACATGTTAGAATCTCTGCTGGATATTAATCAAAGAAACGAGTCTGAACTGACCATTCTTGATATCAAACATCTACTTCTG GATTTGTTTGTTGCGGGTACAGACACGACATCAAGCACAGTGGAATGGGCTATGTCAGAGTTGCTCAGACATCCAGATAAAATGTTACTCGTAAAAAATGAATTAAGAGAAGTAATTGGAAAGAATCATGAACAAGTTACAGAATCGAACATTTCAAGACTCTCATATTTGAGAGCTGTTGTGAAAGAAACTTTTAGGCTTCATCCAGCCGCCCCTTTGTTGGTACCTCACAAGGCTGCAGGAGAAGATACAGAAATCAATGGCTATACGATCCCGAGAAATGCCCAAATCCTCATCAATGCATGGGCGATCGGGAGAGATTCCAGCACATGGTTGGATCCTGAGTCATTTATCCCTGAAAGGTTTTTAGAAACCGAAACAGACTTCAAGGGCCAGCATTTTGAGCTCGTTCCATTTGGTGCTGGCCGAAGAATTTGTCCCGGCTTGCCGCTAGCGAATCGTATGGTGCACATGATGGTTGCTACTTTGATACATAACTTTGATTGGAAACTTGATGGAGGACTCAACCCACAACAACTCGACATGAATGAAAGTTTTGGGCTCACTTTGCAAAAGACCATACCTCTCATGGCTGTCCCAATGGAATTGCAGATATTTtag